In a genomic window of Candidatus Gorgyraea atricola:
- a CDS encoding aldolase/citrate lyase family protein: MKNLKERLRNGEMVIGTWNGIPSASVVNAIASSGVDFIVIDSEHGPVSVEKAEDLVRACEACGVDSIIRVSSNSADLILRALDIGTKGVQVPHVSTKEEAEHVVRCSKYYPEGERGYSPFTKAGNYGIKSSGHAKRSNENTTVVLNIEGSEGLKNIKDIASVRGIDVIFIGPYDLSQSLGKPGEVNDPEVIKGIRESVKITKNKGVACGSFACDMKYMELLIDCGVQYVTYMVDSALIAATYKDIVNVFNAKKEIEG, from the coding sequence ATGAAAAATCTGAAAGAAAGATTAAGGAACGGCGAAATGGTTATCGGGACATGGAACGGCATACCGTCGGCTTCGGTCGTAAATGCAATAGCTTCAAGCGGAGTAGATTTTATAGTCATTGATTCTGAACATGGCCCGGTCAGCGTAGAAAAGGCCGAAGACCTTGTAAGGGCATGTGAAGCATGCGGAGTGGATTCGATTATTCGGGTTTCCTCGAATAGCGCCGATCTTATTTTAAGAGCGCTTGATATAGGGACTAAAGGAGTTCAGGTCCCCCATGTTTCTACTAAAGAAGAAGCAGAGCATGTTGTCAGATGTTCGAAATATTATCCCGAAGGAGAAAGAGGGTATTCCCCTTTTACAAAAGCAGGTAATTATGGGATCAAATCTTCGGGTCATGCAAAAAGATCTAACGAAAACACCACGGTAGTTCTTAATATAGAAGGTTCCGAAGGATTGAAAAACATTAAGGATATAGCTAGTGTTCGTGGAATAGATGTAATATTTATAGGACCATACGATCTTTCGCAGTCGTTAGGAAAACCTGGAGAGGTAAATGATCCAGAAGTTATTAAGGGTATCCGTGAAAGCGTTAAAATAACTAAAAATAAAGGCGTTGCCTGCGGTTCATTTGCTTGTGACATGAAATACATGGAATTGCTGATCGATTGCGGAGTGCAATATGTGACATATATGGTAGATTCTGCTTTGATTGCTGCTACTTATAAAGATATAGTAAACGTATTCAATGCAAAAAAAGAAATAGAGGGGTAA
- a CDS encoding 3-deoxy-manno-octulosonate cytidylyltransferase: MRTIGIIPSRLQSSRLPDKALIDIEGLPMIVHVFKRAQLASSLNEVFVATDNKEIHDIVLKYGGKAIMTSSKHETGTDRIAEAVSDMDVDIVVNIQGDEALLNPEHVDSAVRPLREDKDVQISVLVAPYSIKNSKSDIKAILDLNCNILYCSRADLPSDARTEIKTMWKMCFIVPFRKNFLLKIASWDQTPLEKIEFNEYLRILEHGYNIKAVPVENAHISVDTPQDLIKVRKLMKSDKIKEKYF, from the coding sequence ATGAGAACAATAGGAATTATACCTTCGCGATTGCAGTCATCACGTCTTCCTGACAAAGCCCTTATTGACATAGAAGGCTTGCCTATGATAGTCCATGTGTTTAAGAGGGCGCAGTTGGCTTCTTCCTTAAACGAGGTATTTGTGGCTACTGATAACAAGGAGATTCATGATATTGTGCTTAAATACGGTGGCAAGGCAATAATGACTTCATCCAAGCACGAGACCGGAACGGATCGTATAGCTGAGGCAGTTAGTGATATGGACGTAGATATAGTGGTCAATATCCAGGGAGATGAAGCGCTTTTAAATCCCGAGCATGTGGATAGCGCCGTAAGGCCTCTTAGAGAAGATAAGGATGTGCAGATTTCTGTACTTGTCGCGCCTTATTCAATAAAGAATTCAAAATCAGACATAAAGGCTATCCTTGATCTGAATTGCAATATTTTATACTGCTCAAGAGCGGACTTACCGAGTGACGCGCGCACAGAAATAAAAACAATGTGGAAGATGTGTTTTATAGTGCCTTTTCGCAAGAATTTTCTGCTAAAGATTGCTTCCTGGGACCAGACACCTTTGGAAAAGATTGAGTTTAATGAATACCTTAGGATATTAGAACATGGGTATAACATAAAGGCAGTGCCTGTTGAAAATGCGCATATAAGCGTTGATACTCCGCAGGACCTTATAAAGGTCAGGAAATTAATGAAATCTGACAAGATAAAAGAAAAGTACTTCTAA
- a CDS encoding glycosyltransferase → MFILATYEIGGVSTVARNILGILEKNGIETVFLVEKLSDKRCLLSDRVKVIDLDIIPQKGFFAKIFNIMRHLRLMRKYITTEKPDVILSFTSLVNCYAVLSLLFIHGRKPKLIITEHSEQLFMLKWAYRMMVFLLYPRADYIVTVCKSISEQIKRLFPVNHEKVKVIYNPVDIAKIKQLSAKGSISGGLSKTLPCVGTVSRLSPEKGVHFLMQGFKTLLERVDARLIIVGDGVERSNLERMAEDLDVRKKVIFTGWVDNPFKYLLRMDIFVLPSLWEGFPNAALEAMACGVPVVASDSTGGIREAIEDNINGLLIKPGVPSAISGAVYDLLSNKEKRENLVQEAYGSIKQFDVDRIEKQYMDLIFN, encoded by the coding sequence ATGTTTATTCTCGCAACCTATGAAATAGGAGGAGTATCTACAGTAGCAAGAAACATACTAGGAATACTGGAAAAGAACGGAATTGAAACAGTATTCCTCGTAGAGAAATTATCAGATAAAAGATGCCTTCTCAGTGACCGTGTAAAGGTGATAGATCTGGACATTATCCCGCAGAAAGGGTTTTTTGCTAAAATTTTTAATATTATGCGGCATCTTCGCCTAATGCGCAAGTATATAACTACTGAAAAACCAGATGTAATTTTAAGTTTCACATCCCTGGTGAATTGTTATGCGGTGCTATCCCTGTTATTTATTCACGGCAGGAAACCCAAACTCATAATAACTGAACATAGTGAGCAATTGTTTATGTTGAAATGGGCATACAGGATGATGGTATTTTTGTTATATCCAAGAGCTGATTATATTGTAACTGTTTGCAAGAGTATATCAGAACAGATAAAGAGATTATTTCCTGTGAATCACGAGAAAGTCAAAGTTATATATAATCCTGTAGATATTGCCAAAATAAAACAACTGAGCGCAAAAGGCAGTATATCCGGCGGCCTCAGTAAAACCTTACCTTGCGTAGGGACAGTTTCAAGATTGTCTCCTGAGAAAGGGGTTCATTTTCTTATGCAGGGCTTTAAGACACTTTTAGAAAGGGTAGACGCAAGGTTGATTATAGTTGGCGACGGTGTAGAGAGATCGAACTTGGAGAGAATGGCTGAGGATTTAGATGTGAGAAAAAAGGTGATTTTCACTGGTTGGGTAGATAATCCATTTAAGTATTTGTTAAGAATGGATATATTTGTTCTTCCTTCTCTTTGGGAGGGGTTTCCAAATGCAGCATTGGAGGCAATGGCTTGTGGTGTTCCTGTTGTTGCCTCAGATTCGACAGGTGGCATAAGAGAAGCAATCGAAGATAATATCAATGGTTTATTAATAAAGCCCGGGGTACCTTCAGCCATCTCAGGGGCTGTTTATGATTTATTATCGAACAAAGAAAAAAGAGAAAATCTTGTCCAAGAAGCATATGGAAGTATAAAACAATTTGACGTTGATAGAATAGAGAAACAATACATGGATTTAATATTTAATTGA
- a CDS encoding HAD family hydrolase has translation MVNIAFGNKVINDIELFVFDKDGTLIDLYNYWYYMIEMRAKDLCSFYKLDEEPHKNSLMSEMGINLEKRRLKPEGPVGILPRAIVQKAAEDYLVKLDYQDVSRVCFDIFKKVDDKSLFLLDKLIVPIKGAMELLKNIKEKKTMVAIATTDKTERAELAVKFLNIGNLVDIVVGEDKVKNSKPAPDMLMYILKKLDVSPRNSIMVGDANTDVLMGKNANLKASIGVCTGLTNKDKLLEITPYVVDDVSKIKIYDS, from the coding sequence ATGGTGAATATTGCGTTTGGCAATAAGGTAATCAATGATATTGAGTTATTTGTATTCGATAAGGATGGCACACTCATTGATTTATATAATTACTGGTATTACATGATTGAGATGCGGGCAAAAGATTTGTGTTCTTTTTACAAGTTGGATGAGGAGCCGCATAAGAATAGTCTGATGTCTGAGATGGGGATTAATTTGGAAAAGAGAAGGCTGAAACCAGAAGGTCCTGTGGGCATTTTACCCAGGGCGATTGTGCAAAAGGCTGCAGAGGATTATCTCGTTAAGCTTGACTACCAGGATGTCTCCAGGGTTTGCTTTGATATATTTAAGAAAGTCGATGATAAGTCTTTATTCTTATTGGACAAACTTATAGTCCCTATCAAAGGTGCTATGGAACTTTTAAAGAATATAAAAGAGAAAAAGACTATGGTCGCCATAGCGACAACTGATAAAACAGAGAGAGCTGAACTTGCTGTAAAATTTTTAAATATAGGAAACTTAGTGGATATTGTCGTGGGCGAAGATAAGGTGAAAAATTCAAAACCAGCACCAGATATGTTGATGTATATACTGAAGAAACTTGATGTATCTCCGCGCAATTCTATCATGGTAGGAGATGCGAACACTGATGTCCTGATGGGCAAAAACGCAAACCTAAAGGCCTCAATAGGCGTCTGCACTGGGCTGACAAATAAGGATAAATTGCTAGAAATAACCCCTTATGTAGTTGATGATGTATCGAAGATAAAAATATATGACAGCTAA
- a CDS encoding glycosyltransferase translates to MTPKITILMAVYNGEVYLRQCIDSVLSQTCKDFEFLIVDDGSTDSTRDIIRSYSDDRIRLIENERNLSQVTSLNIGLDHASGEYIARIDADDIMLPDRIEKQYDFLSKRPEVVLSGSWAEAMDSEGKHIGITKLPVRNEEIIATILFGEFILVHSSIMFRKKPVMDIGKYNEAFSFTEDYKLAIDLLLKRHKIVSIPDVLIKYRLHDDRISVRDAKPQIQRYIIALKQFIRHLVPDFSELDSELLFNFLFNAGSMNKSYWENGVTKCDISRIIMLSDLLLKNTSNYFSLNKNKNYFMKRLFFNKVLNFAYQNRDIKSKLAKLLYAECLKNCFFILNKPKLYLYPFATFFSHIKTKL, encoded by the coding sequence ATGACACCAAAAATAACGATATTAATGGCTGTTTATAACGGTGAGGTTTATTTAAGGCAGTGCATAGACAGTGTCTTAAGCCAGACCTGTAAGGATTTTGAATTTCTTATAGTGGATGACGGTTCTACGGATAGCACTCGGGATATAATAAGGTCTTACAGTGACGACAGGATACGTTTGATAGAGAATGAAAGAAATCTAAGCCAGGTAACATCTCTTAATATAGGATTGGATCACGCGTCAGGCGAATATATTGCCCGTATAGACGCTGACGATATAATGCTCCCTGATAGGATAGAGAAGCAATATGATTTTTTGAGCAAAAGGCCTGAAGTTGTGCTTTCGGGGAGCTGGGCAGAGGCAATGGACAGCGAAGGGAAGCATATTGGCATTACAAAATTGCCTGTAAGGAATGAAGAAATAATAGCTACTATTCTGTTTGGAGAATTTATTCTTGTGCATAGCTCTATAATGTTCAGAAAAAAACCTGTTATGGATATAGGCAAATATAATGAAGCTTTTTCTTTTACAGAGGATTATAAGCTGGCTATAGATTTACTGCTGAAGAGACATAAAATCGTTAGCATACCAGATGTGCTTATAAAATACAGGTTGCATGATGATCGTATTAGTGTAAGGGACGCAAAGCCGCAAATACAAAGATATATTATTGCCTTGAAACAATTCATAAGACATCTTGTCCCTGATTTTTCAGAGTTGGATAGCGAGCTATTGTTCAATTTTTTGTTTAACGCAGGCTCAATGAATAAAAGCTATTGGGAGAATGGAGTAACAAAATGTGATATAAGCAGGATTATTATGCTATCGGATTTATTACTAAAAAACACCTCGAATTATTTTAGTCTAAATAAGAATAAAAATTACTTCATGAAAAGACTTTTTTTTAATAAGGTTTTGAATTTTGCATATCAGAACCGTGATATAAAAAGTAAATTAGCTAAACTTTTATACGCAGAATGCCTTAAAAATTGTTTTTTTATTTTAAATAAACCAAAGTTATATCTATACCCTTTCGCGACTTTTTTTTCTCACATTAAAACAAAATTATGA
- a CDS encoding LdpA C-terminal domain-containing domain, with product MTRFEIAQELLNKKKFFKLVCGAGNEDAKEVRKIVFVYALAGAKCMDVSANVDVVKHAAIGIQDAFDYAGKIGRQLLIRPFINVSIGMRGDPHIRKAMITDKCVKCRVCIAECPTNAIDDDFKIIEARCIGCGSCESACSYNAIKFYHKNKDLKAILEECRECGVEQMELHAAVPDTRSIFDEWKMINNIIKDNYVSMCLDRLHLSDSALKRRIKNAKSISGNRLIVQADGVPMSGSKDDFNTTLQAVAIADIIMKQRLDVKVLLSGGTNSLTTKLADMSGVAYNGVSVGTFARNVIKELIGEEDFMKKDDKVREAVNTAHTLVRSNIGEVVW from the coding sequence ATGACAAGGTTTGAAATAGCACAAGAGCTGTTAAACAAAAAGAAATTCTTTAAGCTTGTTTGCGGCGCAGGTAACGAAGACGCAAAGGAAGTCAGGAAGATTGTTTTTGTCTATGCGCTTGCAGGCGCCAAATGCATGGATGTCTCTGCCAATGTGGATGTTGTTAAACATGCAGCCATAGGTATTCAGGATGCATTTGATTATGCAGGCAAGATAGGAAGGCAGTTATTGATACGTCCTTTTATCAATGTGAGCATAGGAATGAGGGGAGACCCGCATATTAGGAAAGCGATGATTACAGATAAGTGCGTTAAATGCAGAGTATGTATTGCAGAGTGCCCTACAAATGCCATAGATGATGACTTTAAGATCATAGAGGCCAGGTGCATAGGATGCGGAAGTTGCGAGTCAGCGTGTAGCTATAACGCTATAAAATTCTACCATAAGAATAAGGACTTAAAAGCTATTCTGGAGGAATGCAGGGAATGCGGGGTTGAGCAGATGGAGTTGCACGCTGCAGTGCCTGATACAAGGTCTATATTCGACGAATGGAAAATGATAAACAATATAATAAAAGATAATTATGTAAGCATGTGCTTGGACCGCCTGCATTTATCCGATTCTGCGTTGAAACGCAGGATAAAAAATGCAAAGTCTATATCAGGCAACAGGCTTATAGTGCAGGCAGACGGCGTGCCCATGAGTGGAAGCAAGGATGATTTCAATACCACTCTGCAGGCGGTTGCCATTGCGGATATAATCATGAAACAAAGGTTAGATGTAAAGGTTTTACTGTCAGGCGGTACAAATAGTTTGACTACAAAATTAGCGGATATGAGCGGCGTTGCATATAATGGTGTCTCTGTCGGAACGTTTGCCAGAAATGTTATAAAGGAATTGATCGGGGAAGAAGATTTTATGAAAAAGGACGATAAAGTGAGAGAGGCGGTTAATACCGCGCATACATTAGTAAGGAGTAATATCGGAGAGGTAGTCTGGTAA
- a CDS encoding radical SAM protein — protein MTANKEIILVNLPPARNYKYENSGSLYPATGIMVIGAILKKRKFSVKIVDGALIQEYEKRVLESISERTMFVGFSAMTSQIVMGYELAKKIKEKWPRLYIVFGGVHSTLYPEQTVSNPYIDIAVINEGSRTVLEIIEHIEGHVQLEAIKGISFCDSEGNVKINIPRDLDDISEIPHFDFELLDLPRYLNARSVYERELNLDGSKNIRLMPILTGLGCCFRCAFCINVILKRHYRARSAASIVEEIKRLQSRYGANAFLFLDEDFCINKKRLADFIKLAKDENIKFLARIWARVSYFRQDSFKNILPDMEKIGIKSIAMGAESGSQKMLDYLHKDIKCEDIKNAAVELSKFNITPRFSFMTGMDGENKDDTISTYRLCGELLKINPITDIAGPFTFRYYPGSPIFNQGMKRFNISLSKSIEDWKDSLNDDGSLIVDTTRLIWPGFSKYSESMNSYINIYLHKLNRLSLRNRFLVKIIRKLVLWRLMHGEHCYAIDYYTLRLLAKLETFLLKLYRSIYK, from the coding sequence ATGACAGCTAATAAAGAGATAATACTTGTTAATTTACCTCCGGCTAGGAATTATAAGTATGAGAATTCCGGTTCTCTGTATCCTGCTACCGGGATAATGGTAATAGGTGCGATATTAAAGAAAAGAAAGTTTTCAGTAAAGATCGTTGACGGCGCCTTGATTCAGGAATATGAAAAAAGGGTTTTGGAGAGCATATCCGAGAGGACTATGTTCGTGGGGTTTTCAGCCATGACTTCCCAGATAGTCATGGGATATGAGCTGGCAAAGAAGATAAAAGAGAAATGGCCTCGTTTATATATAGTATTTGGCGGTGTGCACTCAACCCTGTATCCTGAACAAACGGTCTCTAATCCGTATATTGATATTGCCGTGATCAACGAAGGGTCTAGAACTGTTTTAGAGATCATAGAGCATATTGAAGGACATGTCCAATTGGAGGCAATAAAAGGCATATCGTTTTGTGATTCAGAGGGCAATGTTAAGATTAATATACCCAGGGATTTGGATGATATATCAGAGATTCCCCATTTTGATTTTGAACTCTTGGATTTGCCGAGATATCTTAATGCCAGAAGCGTATATGAAAGAGAATTAAACCTTGATGGCAGTAAGAATATACGACTAATGCCTATTCTTACTGGCTTAGGCTGTTGTTTTAGGTGCGCCTTTTGCATAAACGTGATTTTAAAAAGGCATTACAGAGCGCGTTCTGCCGCATCCATTGTCGAAGAGATCAAAAGATTGCAGTCCAGATATGGCGCAAATGCCTTTTTATTCCTGGACGAAGATTTTTGTATTAACAAAAAAAGACTGGCAGACTTCATTAAACTGGCAAAGGACGAGAATATCAAGTTTTTGGCAAGGATATGGGCCAGGGTCTCTTATTTCAGGCAGGATTCTTTCAAGAATATTTTGCCGGATATGGAAAAGATCGGTATAAAATCTATTGCAATGGGGGCAGAAAGCGGATCACAGAAGATGCTGGATTATTTACATAAGGATATAAAATGCGAAGACATAAAGAACGCTGCTGTGGAGCTTTCCAAATTCAATATAACCCCGAGATTTTCCTTTATGACAGGGATGGACGGAGAAAATAAAGATGATACCATCTCCACGTACAGGCTTTGCGGAGAACTATTAAAGATCAATCCCATCACTGACATTGCAGGCCCTTTCACTTTCCGTTATTATCCAGGTTCTCCCATATTTAACCAGGGTATGAAGAGGTTTAATATAAGCTTAAGTAAATCTATAGAAGACTGGAAGGATTCCTTGAATGATGACGGATCTTTGATTGTTGACACCACCCGGCTTATCTGGCCCGGGTTTTCCAAATACAGCGAATCAATGAATAGTTATATCAATATTTATTTGCATAAGTTGAATAGGCTGTCATTGCGTAATAGATTTTTGGTCAAGATTATCAGAAAACTAGTCTTGTGGCGATTGATGCACGGAGAACACTGTTATGCTATAGATTATTACACCCTTCGTTTATTGGCAAAACTTGAAACTTTTTTACTAAAACTGTATCGTAGTATTTATAAATGA
- a CDS encoding ABC transporter ATP-binding protein: MKYKQLKTIAFFLKNYKSYIFGILICSALYAIFEGLNIAVLFPIINSVIKDGMATGEGSKIIQFLNLLISVVPAKDTFISACIIVVAIVILKNIFRYLYMGLNAFASYKIWDDVQKRLFYNYINADYRYFLGHKQGEIVYRVFSAPSELGSVLKLIPQLATEILKIFFIIMILFSMSFPVSCAVVIIGGIFYFFTRNISRKISYSIGIGRVKATEEQSILLNEMINGIKQIKLFLGERRWISGFHGAMNKYFKLAKKDTLWINMPVSALEIFAISALGISLIIVKEFSPQSLVSNLPLLGVFAYAFQRVMPSLSLITSMKMQIMGSLAVFETLYSVSNEKMTYLEDGTRCMSSFNEKIEFRSVSFSYPDRSEVLKDISVSFDKNRCIAIVGQSGSGKTTIVNLLARLFDPTKGAILVDGVDLREYKKTTWLSRIGFVSQDTFIFHASVKENIIFGFEGAKEEDVIKSAMISNAHDFIMKLPDGYDTVVGEKGMKLSGGEQQRLSIARAILRNPQILIFDEATSALDNMSQSLIQGSINKIVKDHTVILIAHRLSTIVNADKIVVLDNGIVKEEGNHSELINKRGYYSKLYKREDDCIPAT, encoded by the coding sequence ATGAAATATAAACAATTAAAAACAATTGCATTCTTTTTGAAAAATTATAAAAGCTATATTTTTGGCATTTTAATATGCTCCGCATTATACGCTATTTTTGAAGGTTTAAATATAGCAGTTTTATTTCCTATTATAAATTCTGTAATAAAAGACGGTATGGCCACAGGAGAAGGGTCTAAGATCATACAGTTTCTTAATTTACTAATATCTGTCGTACCTGCCAAAGATACATTTATATCAGCTTGTATTATTGTGGTAGCCATCGTAATTTTAAAAAATATATTCAGGTATTTATATATGGGGTTAAACGCCTTTGCAAGTTATAAAATTTGGGATGATGTTCAAAAGAGATTATTTTATAATTATATAAACGCTGATTACAGGTATTTTTTAGGGCATAAGCAGGGCGAGATTGTGTATAGGGTTTTTAGCGCTCCTTCGGAATTGGGCAGCGTTTTAAAGCTTATACCACAGTTAGCCACTGAGATATTAAAGATTTTTTTCATAATTATGATATTATTTTCTATGTCATTTCCAGTAAGCTGCGCTGTAGTTATTATCGGAGGAATTTTTTACTTTTTTACTAGGAATATTTCCAGAAAGATTTCATATTCTATAGGCATAGGACGCGTAAAGGCAACAGAAGAACAGAGTATTTTGTTAAACGAGATGATAAACGGCATAAAGCAGATAAAGCTATTTTTAGGCGAAAGAAGATGGATATCCGGATTTCATGGGGCGATGAATAAGTATTTTAAATTAGCGAAAAAGGATACTCTATGGATTAACATGCCTGTAAGCGCGTTAGAGATATTCGCAATCAGCGCATTAGGCATATCTTTAATAATCGTAAAGGAATTTTCTCCTCAGAGTTTGGTTTCGAATTTGCCTCTTCTTGGCGTTTTTGCCTATGCATTCCAAAGAGTTATGCCATCCTTGAGTCTTATAACAAGTATGAAAATGCAGATCATGGGCAGTCTCGCTGTATTTGAAACACTTTATTCAGTAAGCAACGAGAAGATGACATATTTAGAAGATGGCACAAGATGCATGAGTTCATTTAATGAGAAAATAGAATTTCGTAGTGTTTCTTTTTCATATCCGGACCGGTCAGAAGTATTAAAAGATATTTCTGTGTCTTTTGACAAGAATAGATGCATAGCCATAGTCGGCCAGTCTGGTTCCGGCAAAACGACCATAGTGAATTTACTTGCGAGGCTGTTTGACCCTACAAAAGGGGCTATTTTAGTCGATGGTGTTGACCTCAGAGAATATAAAAAGACTACCTGGCTAAGCAGGATTGGTTTTGTAAGCCAGGATACATTTATATTTCATGCGTCCGTTAAAGAAAATATAATATTTGGATTTGAAGGAGCAAAAGAAGAAGATGTTATAAAGTCTGCAATGATATCAAATGCGCATGATTTTATTATGAAGCTTCCTGATGGATATGATACAGTTGTCGGAGAGAAAGGCATGAAGTTATCAGGAGGAGAACAGCAGCGCCTTTCTATAGCAAGGGCTATATTGCGGAATCCTCAGATCTTGATATTTGATGAAGCCACCAGCGCTCTGGACAATATGTCACAATCGTTGATACAGGGTTCTATAAATAAGATAGTGAAGGATCATACGGTTATTTTAATAGCTCATAGGTTAAGTACCATTGTTAATGCCGATAAAATAGTTGTTTTGGATAATGGGATAGTCAAGGAAGAAGGAAATCATTCTGAATTGATAAACAAAAGAGGGTATTATTCAAAATTATATAAAAGAGAAGACGATTGTATTCCTGCAACATAA